Proteins from a genomic interval of Papaver somniferum cultivar HN1 chromosome 4, ASM357369v1, whole genome shotgun sequence:
- the LOC113274170 gene encoding uncharacterized protein LOC113274170 encodes MVLLSSQNNFLFSLEDAEFEVAKGDFNSYCRRLGHEHQHCIDMYLLNHQRLLPEDTPQIPFHPHLQALRPFIEQERDDAYYEEMIYNVDLDDPDPEWSDWGSNPFDSPASSEQNKSAISFFDGEGYQQ; translated from the exons ATGGTTTTGTTGTCTTCTCAGAACAATTTTTTATTCTCCCTTGAAGATGCAGAATTTGAAGTGGCAAAAGGAGATTTTAACAG CTACTGTCGCAGACTTGGCCATGAACACCAGCATTGCATTGATATGTATTTGCTCAATCATCAACGTCTGCTGCCTGAAGATACTCCACAAATACCATTTCATCCTCATCTGCAAGCTCTTAGACCTTTCATTGAACAAGAACGTGATGATGCTTATTATGAAGAAATGATCTACAATGTGGACCTTGATGACCCTGATCCTGAGTGGAGTGACTGGGGATCAAACCCTTTTGATTCTCCTGCATCCTCAGAGCAAAACAAATCTGCAATCTCTTTTTTTGATGGAGAAGGATACCAGCAATAA